The DNA sequence aattttttttctcttgtattCCGCATAGGACCCCGATTTTCGCTTTCAAATTACCACAATTGAAAGTGTGCTAAAATCCCACGCTTTGACGATCAATAGCTAAGACAATCCTTGTCTCCAAGATGGAACCGCCCTAGAGAGAAATCAAAGACATTACTAATAACAGGCATCTTGCCTCTGGTAGATTTAATCAAATCCCCCAGAGAATGGTTATGTGTGCTAAAATCCCACGCTTTTACGATCAATAGCTAAGACAATCCTTGTCTCCAAGATGGAACCGCCCTAGAGAGAAATCAAAGACATTACTAATAACAGGCATCTTGCCTCTGGTAGATTTAATCAAATCCCCCAAAGAATGGTtaagtttaaatttaagccGCCGCCCCCTCCCCCCCGCTTTTGTAgaataatagggagtttacgcaaacgcgacgtcgacggcagcgagaacgtcatctgaaaatgtaacgcGTTTCGGTAATCATCAtgatttctcaattattcaaagtcatcacgcttgcaaaatgtggtCTAACTATccgggaattaaattggaaccagcgcttcagagataagaagacaaaatttaacatttgtCATGATAtggtcacgtcgtccacacacctgcaaaacagatcatttcacgtcgcagaaagaacgagaacgtctgcgatatgtcaaaaatgaaaactgtacGTGGacagcgtgcaaaactattgtttttgacaatcaaatatgcaaaatttgttacgtccttgttgttgtcgtcgtcgtgattgcgtaagctccctattgctGCGAGCAGCGACACTATTTTCGACGATTCTCGGAGTTCTATAAGAAATACGATATTTTCATTAAAGATTGGAATCAAAAGGTACATCAAGATGTTGTCTTTAGTTCAAGAGACAAACTCGTTCGAGTCATAATCGAATATCTTGAGGATGACTTCATGATCCAGTTTCTTCTGATAAGGATGAGAAATTACAAAGTTCAAGTCAACCATGCAAGGTCAACGCAAAATAACCAGATCCCTTCAAAACCAGTTGGTAATTGGAGAGAAATTATAAAAACTACCTCACCGTTGCGATGGTAATTACCTGCGAGGCATGCACAATGCCAAACCTTTTCCACTCGTCTCAGGTCCctctttctttctctgttCCCAGCCCACAGTGAGTTTGTAAAGCCGAGATGGATCACGAGATACGTTAACTTCGACCTGACAACAAAGGGTGACTTGTTGAGTGACACCGGTGCCACAGGTTACCTTCTTCCTCAAATAGATGAAGCATTCCCTCTAACTTGGGCACCGTTTCAAACATGAATGGTTGTAATGGCGAAGGACACGGGGCTCCACCCAACAAACTAAACTTGAAATCAGCCATCGGCTTAATGACTGTGAACTCTGAGGGGCTTAAGTAAATTACTGCAAAAAACGGTAACaggaaaaaagaatgaaaccTAGTACAAAATTAAAGGCAGCCAGAATGAAGCGACAAACGAGACTACATGACGCTGTGGTGCCGTGAGTAATAAAATGAGAATAATATGGGGTTATAGATGAAGCGACTTTACACATGGCGCGAAAAATGGGTTGGGGAATAAGAATACCACACAATTAGACACAAGGGAAAACACGACAAGagacgtaaaaaaaaaaaaaaggaagcgaAACCAGATAGCAGCTTTTGCTCAATACACTTCTTTCGATATATCGTGTAAGATATAATAGATAATAGATCCTCCCTCTTTACATTTTCTTACATTTAAGGGAAACCAATACCTGGCCTTTTAATTTCTGTagtcgtttttctttttcttccttctccaACGCCTTCGCTTTCATCTTTGCGTGTTTTTCTTCTAACATCTTCTGATTCTGAGAAGAAAACAGAAGACCGTCagttacagaaaaaaatggcgTTTTGACTAGTCTTGCAAACAAGGCATAACTATAAGATCACACCCTctccccaaaaaaaaaacacaaaacaaaaataacaacaaatgaaGCAATATATGGCAACCGCGAAAGTATAGCTGGTCACCGCACCCCACCGCGGCGTTTCCCTTTACCAAGCCTTTTGATATTTGTGAAACAACAAGAAGCACACACTAATGCTCAGCGACAGTTCACCTACTCACCCTTCGCCAGCAATACAATTAAGGAGCTATTTTCAACACCCTTCCCTAAACTGTAGATTCTCTTTGGTTTAAACCCAATATTgactaaaacaaagaaatcgcCTCGGAAAATGAAATGCCTCGATCAATTCGCGACCTTACTACCATTTTTGCAGTGTTTTCAATTGTGCACACTATAATGCTTGCAAGCACTCTTCGTTTTAATGTTGACAGGATCTAAAACTACagctaataataattcttataTATTCTAAAGATGACATTATTTGCAAAGTTCATGACATGACCTGTTATATCAGGTCCCACCACAGGAATGATACTCACTCTTCCTTGTATCTTAACAACTTCTTCAGCGGTTAGTTTAAGTGCTTCTCTATTCTTTTCTTCTCTCATTTGCTGTGCCGCTCTTAATATGGCTTGTTCTTCCGCTCTTTGTTTCGCATACTCCTCCACATGAGCTTTTACACCCAgctataaaaacaaacaaagcgaTAAAACGCGAGTTTAAACGCGTAATCAGTAGCGTTTAGCTGGGGCAAGGTTGACGTGCTGTGAAATAGCCTGTTTCTGTTTAATAGTCTTCGAATGTTGCTGTATCATTGCCTGTGCTGCTGGGGTAGTTGCTCCAAATAACGTTCACATGGACTATACTGAGTATCGAAAAGAGATGCGCCGCTAAATGCTCGTCTATTAGATGGTACTAAGCTCTTCATTGATGACATTGTTCGTACCAGCAAGCTCTATCTGTTACACAGAATCAGTTCAAGTCATTACCCTGACTACAGCTGAGGCACTTTCTTACACAAACAGCTAATAACCAAACAATTTTCTGAACGTGAAACACACTAAAGGAGAACATCGAGATTCAATAAACATATAAATCgatgtatatatatatctatactTTGTGTTACGTTAATCTTTATTTTATCTCGTAAATATGTTACGCTCATTAAGCCGAGCTTTCTTTGCTTGATAGagactcttgttcttcggcAATCGCAGTTTCgtgagaaaaataacacacaagcctgtgataaacattgtgaagcaatgcatttcaattaatttgacattgcaacatacattttcaaaagtatccgtTGTTTAAGTTAACGAAGAGATTTAAATAGCGAGGGATCTGGGTATGACTTAAAGTAGCAGTGACATATTATAAAGGGACAACTGGGCTAGGTTAAAACCCTAAGCCTCTAATCAACGacgttttaaagaaaaaccaaaagcaaGCTTAACAGCCCTGTCTTTACCGTTCCAAAGAAAGATTTGATCATTTTGTTACCTTGTTTAGGTTTGAAGAGCAACCAGATGTCTAAATGCCTTAAAATCCTGTGTTAGTAAGTTTTATTCTATTGTTCAACCTAAAAGCTATTTTTCCCCGAACACTCCCCgaaatctttctttccatACAACGATCCCCTGCATCGTTATTAAAGGTCTAAGGTCGTTTACAAGGCAAGCTGCTGGGATTGCGATGACTTCTACATCGGAAGAACGAAGCGGAAACTCCAAGATAGGAAAACTGAACATTTAAAGCCCttgcaaaacaagaacacacaTGGGCTATTGCTGACATCAAAGCCACGGGACATAATAtaaaatgagatcattttgaaattctcaCGTCCGGGAAAACTGATTACCACTGCAAGATAAACTGAAGAAACCTTTTTTATACAGGAACTTATTTTATGACTCTCGCTTaccgaaagaaaaaattctctGGTCTCTACACTAAATGGGACTCATTCACTACTCGCAAATATAATGTCAATCTCTTGCGCACCCTCACCTTTCGTTTCGTTCAAAAGTTGCTCTTCACCTACGTTGCTTCAATTTACTCTCAGCGATTTGCGAAAACTTCCCCTTCAAAATGGCTACCcacaaagaataataaattacAACATCAACgacattttaaagaaaaaccaaaacaagctCAACAGCCCTGTCTTTACAATTCCAAAGAAAGATTTGATCGTTTTGTTACCCTATTTAGGTTTGGAGAGAAGCCAGATCTCTAAACGCCTTAAATCCTGAGCTCTAtgttttgaaatgcattgcttcacacTGTTTATCACcgacatttgtttgttttaagtaACCAGAACAAAGAGAGAACCAGTAAAAAGCCTGGGTCAACGACACAACAACGATGTGCGATGCAAAGTAAAGGAGCCTCCCTTCTTTACCGTTAACTATCGATGCTGGTATCTCGAATGTCGTTTGCGCCACTGAAGCCAACATTGTTTTTAACTTGCCTAAAAATGAGTTGAATCCACGAGTGACATACTTGCGGAATCTCAGGATCGGCGAGTGAAATCACTGTTGCGAAAAgaactgttgtttgtgactgacaTTTCTACAACCTGAACGTAGGTATAGGTGCACCTTCAGAGttaaaacaagttgataaaggtcaaatttactCTGTGAAAAGACAACGAAGCTGACGGTTCGAACGTTCGCCCTTCGGAAGAGCAGATTCACTTTGACCACTGCAGGGGTAAGTTAGAAACGCAAGCGAGCTCGGTTATCTTTTTACGGTGGGACTATATTTGACTTTTATCAACTAGTCTTGTAagataccaaattttccttACCGACGCGGCTCCAAGGTTTCCTTTAGAAATGAACACTTTCGTAAGTATCTCTTACccttcttttctcttctttttctctttctctcgCCTTATTCAATTCTTGTCTGACGCGATCTTCGTCCATTTTGGCCTTTTCCAATTCTTTCTGAACCTACAATCCAAAAGAAAACCAAGGTGAACGTCATGGATATTCCACTGTGGTTGGTTGGAGGTCAGACAAGCTACAAGAGTGCTCAACAAACATTCAGCGATGCTAGGGGGAATAGAGTGTTTTAATATGTTCCACATCAGCTAAATCATTCACTAGCAAATCAAAAACTATTAAACGAAACAATTACAACTGCAATGCAAGGAAAGCCGTTTTATTCTTTTCCACGCCACATCTAATTAACGAATCAGAAAAAGAATGCATTATTCACTTGTGTTGAGCAATTAATTAAGTAAACAACAGAAAGAAACAGTAGAGTATACCAACTTGTCCACAAGGGTGTATAACAAAAGCAACATGCTGTTACACGTTACTCAAAGAGGGTTACGTTTAGAACTTCAACAAacgtatatatattttttcagttgaagtggtcttccttttcattgcCAAGCGCGATTAAATTAAACACATAACTACTTCAAGGGTCAGACATTTTACCTTCCATTCATTCAACTGTTTAATCCTTTCATCTCgttccttttcaattttttcctctcttttcttcttctttctttcttcctcttcGATTTCGTCGTCGTCGTCTTTAAGCGTTTCTCTTTTCCCAGCCTAATGTTGTATTAAGTATGAATAATACCACTGACTCAAATGTAATTATTTAACTGTAATTTGTCTGACCATTTCATCCCAAAAGGtcacccgaaaaaaaaacaaacaaacaaaaaacaaaacaaggagaaaaactgTTATTCATATTCACTCACATTTCATGAATTAAAACAGAACTTAcaacttaaaagaaaatacaaaacaaacgTCTCAGGTTGAGCTTAGCTTTCGAGCTGACCACCGCATACGTACATGGACTGAAAGAATAAGGTAAGTGCCATGCATATGCGGCTGCCAAAGACAGATAAATGATATAACTGCTTGCGTTACTTGCTTTGGGAATGAAGCAGATTTTTTGGGGTAATAGTTCTTAGATTGAAAGTAGCTGAGCGTTTTTCAAAGTAGGAATCTTCTCCTAGATTTTGGTGATGGCAAACTTGAATGTGCGTTAAACGAGAAAGATTATGGctttttagtttctaaagaaactgtggtactggttgaattaccaccgggAAAGATTtacaaagctgacgtttcgagtgttagcccttcgtcagagcgaatagaagaattgtggggtgttgtaggTTAATATTAGATGGTGGAGGAGCTtagccattggtggaaatatggtcacatgaatttggaaaaaaatagtgGAATGATAGACGTTCATTGATCCCGTGTGGATAGAGCGTACCCATTTGAAAGAAGATGAATTTTCGTTCGAGATtcttgcggctttctgtgttcccgtggtgtaaggatagccggCAACCACAACATGACCATTTGccggctatccttacaccacgggaacacggaaagccacaaaaatctcgaacaaaaattcattttttaacttggtacactctctccacacgggaTCAATGAACGCCCCTAATTCCAcgaatttattcacaaattcatgtgaccgtatttccaccaatggaaAAGCTCCTCtgcactctcatataaacccataacaccccacaattcctctattcgctgtGACGAAGgtgctaacgctcaaaacgttAGCTTTGTAAATCTCTCACGGTcataattcaacctttatcaactcgtggGACCAACCcaaatttttcaatgaaagattagtttcgaaagaaactgtgtGGTGTTGCGTCGGTGGAGAAGTCAAACACTGAAATTTGTaatgaaacaagttgataaaggtcaaatttcttccgtgaagagataacgaagctgacgtttcgcgcgttcgcccttcgtcgtcactttccgattagattacgaagatgacgtttcgagcgttaaaccttcgtcagagcgaataaaaaaatacatgtGGTTGTGTGTGTTTATGTAGGGGGTGGGGAGCCATGGCATTGGTGGAAAAGTGGTgatataaacaaataaataaactagTTGTACGAGAAGCGATTCCGTGAGGGAAAAAGAGTTTCGAGttgtactttaggaatttctgggtggggaagtgccgctaggactctgcaacccttagcctataccagagctagtttcagctggattttgctactctatactagagtaaattcctggtttccttagtctagataaaatcttcaaccaactggtcagtttcgtgaaaaatgatagcctattctagacccaaacgctctgatttatataccctatgctagagtaaactgcttcaAAActatacccttcacagcggcacatacctatatggcccatatatggcagtacccccccccggGGTTTTATGGCTTTCAGTGTTTCCTTGGTGTTGGGAGAGACCGCCGATTATCATATTCTGGGTAGATTGAGAGACTAAAAATGCGCGGAACTGGTTCAAGAGCATCTTTGTCATTTTGTGTTAAGCATAGTTTGTTTGCATATTACgggaataaaaatgaagaattaaaCCATATTTAGTATCGTAAGAACGAGTGAAAATCACATTGTCGCGCCCACTGTGTTAGCGGGGCACATTGTGTGAAGAAGATCACAGTCAAGGACCCTAGCTCACCTGGGAGTTCTTGTAGCTCAATGGTTAGAGCAATCGGCCGTCGTTACGGAGATCGTGGGTTCCATACGAACGGTGACGTATTTCCGGCtgtcgtttttctttctcggaGAAGAGAAAAGATCGCCGGAAATACGTCCGCACTCGCGGGCCATGGGTTCGATCCCTTCCTAGAATTCAGAAAATTTTTTCCAGTAGCTCCTTAacccgttgccaagcaactatCAGTTAAACCCGTTGCCAGGCAACCATCAGTTAAATCATTAACGCACTGGTGCATCCAACGCCATTCCATCTTTCATTAATTATTTAGTTTCAAAGTCATACGAAAGGTTTGGCAAACCTCTTTCTCATGTTTCCATTCTTGTATGGCTTTCTTTTTACTGTCTTTAAGAATCTGATATTCCCTATACCACTCATCATGTTGCCGCACATCATCAATACTCTTCCCAGGAATCCCCGTTGCAGCTGCTCGCATAAATGTCTCATAACACTGCAATTATGACGAGAAATTGTATGAAAATCAAGTTGGTCTGAGACGACCATTGATGAggatcaaattaccaccataaGAAGATTACAAAGCTGTTGCTTGAAATGCCTGCACTGCACTGCACTGCACTGCAATCTTCTCGCAGTGccggtaatttgacccttctCGGCTCGACTTGCTTAAAagtaaattttcttgtttcactttccAGCGTTGCagcaccacaatttcttcaGAAAGTCTAGCTTTTATTCGTTTATTCTCCCCATATCCTCCtaatattaaaattgaaagataCAGAAAAATCCATTGAAGCTGAAGAACattaaataatataataattatattaatgaCCCTACCGTTCTTGTATCAGGAGATTTtcaacataataattatttaattatattaCTAGTAGTAGTATCACTgaagtgaaaagaaaggtAAGTAAAAAGTTTTTGCTCTTTTCAATACCTGTGCAGTTTTACTGGTTCATTTGACAAGTGTAGTCAGTACCAGAGACTTGCCAGTACTTGCAGTCCAGGAAATTTTTTACTCGAGCTATCAATATGACATGATACTTTACAGTATACATAAAGAGCCAACTACAATACATAAAAGGAAGTCAAAGCATTGCAACTTCATATACACATTAGCTCAACAggtaaaaaaagcaaacactatgtgcattggttttaaaagaatattaGACTACCCATTATTGCATCTCATATGAACCTTGACAAAATACAGTACTTTACATTACCTTATGTTTGCCTTTTAACTTTAGAAAGAGTTGGTGATCATAATCATCCCAACCTCCCTGGTGTCCTCCAGTTTGAGCCAAAAATCTCTGCAAAGAGGTTCGATTTACATTTCATGACATTTTATCAGTTTTAATGGATTTATGGAAATAAAAACAGCATTTCTGAGTGTAATGGTGAGAAAACGGAATACACCGTAATTTTGATTAACATACAATACAGTAAGGATTTGGCAGAGTTTACACCTGTACATCATTTGCAGTGGAAGATGCAAGCTGAACAAGACTTTTTCTAAAGTGgatattgtttatttaattttatgacCTTCCGTTTCGTTGTTAGATTCAATATTTTCTTCCAAAACTAAATAGTaattatttacattatttcaatatttatcACAAATTTAATGTTCCAAGACAATAGGTAGCTATACAAATAATTACTGGACATCATTGCAcaataatgcaaaaaaattaaaaggagCAGCTATGCTAAAAGGCACCATGACATGCACAGCAAGCAAAGAAGCCTAGGCTTCAGTTTTAATAAATGCAATGTGAAACATCGACACTAATTCAAAATGAtacgtaagaaaagcaggaaagagcataattattattaacatttcatacaacaaaaacaattcaacaaGCAGCAGCATCTTACCTCAAATGCTGCTACTGCTCGTGGGAGTGAAGCTGTTGAAGAACCAGATGCCTTCTTTACTTCAACAG is a window from the Acropora palmata chromosome 1, jaAcrPala1.3, whole genome shotgun sequence genome containing:
- the LOC141893003 gene encoding coiled-coil domain-containing protein 112-like isoform X2, with the protein product MRTVGMNKRSDPRGKNDSDHSRRPKIEQQKRSEFFEKLVQFEQKVSTLEKEGSALLYSKRSEFRKDYCELEEITLKGAIDRKEEKHKLKQQLGKIRSNVCKFQLDLRNVKPSPEFVEKLKNIMEEIENSMMIFKEQQRKVYDQILQEERIFTQEVSAVDKKFDSWCQLPVPVTAAVEVKKASGSSTASLPRAVAAFERFLAQTGGHQGGWDDYDHQLFLKLKGKHKCYETFMRAAATGIPGKSIDDVRQHDEWYREYQILKDSKKKAIQEWKHEKEAGKRETLKDDDDEIEEEERKKKKREEKIEKERDERIKQLNEWKVQKELEKAKMDEDRVRQELNKAREREKEEKRRLGVKAHVEEYAKQRAEEQAILRAAQQMREEKNREALKLTAEEVVKIQGRNQKMLEEKHAKMKAKALEKEEKEKRLQKLKGQVEVNVSRDPSRLYKLTVGWEQRKKEGPETSGKGLALCMPRRAVPSWRQGLS
- the LOC141893003 gene encoding coiled-coil domain-containing protein 112-like isoform X3: MRTVGMNKRSDPRGKNDSDHSRRPKIEQQKRVSTLEKEGSALLYSKRSEFRKDYCELEEITLKGAIDRKEEKHKLKQQLGKIRSNVCKFQLDLRNVKPSPEFVEKLKNIMEEIENSMMIFKEQQRKVYDQILQEERIFTQEVSAVDKKFDSWCQLPVPVTAAVEVKKASGSSTASLPRAVAAFERFLAQTGGHQGGWDDYDHQLFLKLKGKHKCYETFMRAAATGIPGKSIDDVRQHDEWYREYQILKDSKKKAIQEWKHEKEAGKRETLKDDDDEIEEEERKKKKREEKIEKERDERIKQLNEWKVQKELEKAKMDEDRVRQELNKAREREKEEKRRLGVKAHVEEYAKQRAEEQAILRAAQQMREEKNREALKLTAEEVVKIQGRNQKMLEEKHAKMKAKALEKEEKEKRLQKLKGQVEVNVSRDPSRLYKLTVGWEQRKKEGPETSGKGLALCMPRRAVPSWRQGLS
- the LOC141893003 gene encoding coiled-coil domain-containing protein 112-like isoform X4, whose amino-acid sequence is MRTVGMNKRSDPRGKNDSDHSRRPKIEQQKRSEFFEKLVQFEQKVSTLEKEGSALLYSKRSEFRKDYCELEEITLKGAIDRKEEKHKLKQQLGKIRSNVCKFQLDLRNVKPSPEFVEKLKNIMEEIENSMMIFKEQQRKVYDQILQEERIFTQEVSAVDKKFDSWCQLPVPVTAAVEVKKASGSSTASLPRAVAAFERFLAQTGGHQGGWDDYDHQLFLKLKGKHKCYETFMRAAATGIPGKSIDDVRQHDEWYREYQILKDSKKKAIQEWKHEKEAGKRETLKDDDDEIEEEERKKKKREEKIEKERDERIKQLNEWKVQKELEKAKMDEDRVRQELNKAREREKEEKRRLGVKAHVEEYAKQRAEEQAILRAAQQMREEKNREALKLTAEEVVKIQGRNQKMLEEKHAKMKAKALEKEEKEKRLQKLKGQ